In Streptomyces sannanensis, a genomic segment contains:
- a CDS encoding conjugal transfer protein TraB, producing MSDNLPAIPGMNKGVASSTGSASTGNGFLALAGRTAKLAASALFLKEGMHLLRSHMQANANAALRLSEMCGQAEVEPKFTSMIEDTSAALTGVAEASGEMVNAADAVDTDARGFNGAHDREYRPGYEASNGSGVRQAKPGFYRRTGRRR from the coding sequence GTGAGCGACAACCTCCCCGCCATCCCGGGCATGAACAAGGGCGTGGCCAGCAGCACCGGCAGCGCCAGCACGGGCAACGGCTTCCTCGCCCTGGCCGGCCGGACCGCCAAGCTCGCGGCCTCCGCCCTCTTCCTCAAGGAGGGCATGCACCTGCTCCGCTCCCACATGCAGGCCAACGCCAACGCGGCCCTGCGCCTGTCGGAGATGTGCGGCCAGGCCGAAGTCGAGCCCAAGTTCACCTCGATGATCGAGGACACCTCCGCCGCCCTCACCGGGGTCGCGGAGGCGTCCGGCGAGATGGTCAACGCTGCCGACGCCGTCGACACCGACGCCCGCGGCTTCAACGGCGCGCACGACCGGGAGTACCGCCCCGGCTACGAAGCCTCCAACGGCTCCGGAGTCCGCCAGGCCAAGCCCGGCTTCTACCGGCGCACCGGCCGCCGCCGCTGA